In the Sarcophilus harrisii chromosome 1, mSarHar1.11, whole genome shotgun sequence genome, one interval contains:
- the LOC100917836 gene encoding testisin-like — translation MGWGGLGLLLLLLLPLLLRAQIQRIEGSELNKVCGQPVKEGRIFGGHKTTFKQWPWQASLQYKSYHWCGATLIHSSWVMTAAHCFQNQAHDPSVWRIQLGSRTIRPPKLSVGQLYFRRVSKIIVHPLYFGWPPKDIALAKLQMPIRFQKNILPICLPTSMKNFENVSLCWVTGWGRIKEYEYLRKPWHLQATELPLIDQETCDQYYHIGTNLPLFITRIYDDMLCAGFVQGQKDTCQGDSGGPLACMVNGIWHQAGIVSWGDGCGKPYRPSVFTNVSVHTDWILEIINSSTVSIIPSKLFLLFSLQLCQASLRPFPLWPA, via the exons ATGGGCTGGGGCGGCCTGggcctgctgctgctgctgctgctgcccctCCTTCTGAGGGCCCAGATCCAGC GTATTGAAGGGTCTGAACTGAATAAAG TCTGCGGACAGCCTGTGAAAGAAGGACGAATCTTTGGGGGCCACAAGACTACCTTCAAACAGTGGCCGTGGCAGGCAAGCCTGCAGTATAAGTCTTACCACTGGTGCGGGGCCACCCTCATCCATTCCAGTTGGGTGATGACAGCTGCTCATTGCTTCCAGAA CCAGGCACACGATCCCAGTGTTTGGAGGATTCAACTGGGCTCACGCACAATTAGGCCACCCAAATTAAGTGTTGGCCAGCTATATTTCCGACGGGTGTCGAAAATCATTGTGCACCCCTTGTACTTTGGGTGGCCCCCCAAGGACATTGCCTTGGCCAAGCTGCAGATGCCAATCCGCTTCCAGAAGAATATCCTTCCTATCTGTCTCCCAACTTccatgaaaaattttgaaaatgtgtCCTTGTGCTGGGTGACAGGTtggggaagaataaaagaatatgaat ACCTAAGGAAACCCTGGCACCTCCAAGCAACGGAATTGCCTCTCATTGATCAGGAGACCTGTGACCAGTACTATCATATAGGAACAAATCTTCCCCTTTTTATAACCAGGATATATGATGATATGCTGTGTGCTGGCTTTGTCCAGGGCCAGAAGGACACCTGCCAG ggAGACTCCGGGGGTCCCTTGGCATGTATGGTCAATGGTATTTGGCATCAAGCAGGTATTGTGAGCTGGGGAGACGGCTGCGGAAAACCCTACCGGCCTAGTGTCTTCACCAATGTCAGTGTGCACACTGACTGGATCTTAGAAATAATTAACTCGAGCACCGTTAGCATAATACCCTCTAagcttttcctcctcttctctctacaACTGTGCCAGGCCTCCCTGAGACCATTTCCCTTGTGGCCTGCTTAA
- the LOC100918101 gene encoding testisin-like — translation MGWARLAFLLSLLSLLLQTDHTFDRDRDLYEECGRSKLRPRDFGMEPRRGRWPWQASLRYKGKHRCGATLIQAEWIITAASCFQLSNNTWDYSVMIGSIYAYPTTRFLATFLQHQEYFPRVTKIIIRSEYIPYQFGDIALVKLSQKIPYRRNISPVCIPLGPWELKIIRQCWITGWGKFGGSQALEGSLELREGRAKITDLDKCENIYGDMDQSTDSESYRNDVLCILMPLYPAERCVGDQGGPLICRIQDIYYQFGIMNWDYDCKPGIKAKTFTSVALYSAWIEKTINSPTTTLSPFRFLLLTLLLLQALLGPF, via the exons ATGGGCTGGGCCCGCCTGGCCTTCCTGCTGTCCCTGCTGTCCCTGCTGCTGCAGACTGACCACACCT TTGATCGAGATAGAGATTTATATGAAG AATGCGGGCGCTCCAAGCTCAGGCCCCGGGACTTTGGCATGGAACCGAGGCGCGGGCGGTGGCCGTGGCAAGCTAGCCTGCGGTATAAGGGCAAGCATCGGTGCGGCGCCACGCTCATCCAGGCGGAATGGATCATAACAGCTGCCAGCTGCTTCCAGTT GTCCAATAACACTTGGGATTACAGTGTGATGATTGGTTCCATCTATGCCTACCCAACCACTCGGTTCCTGGCCACGTTTCTACAGCACCAAGAATATTTCCCCAGGGTGACTAAAATCATTATTAGGTCTGAGTATATTCCTTACCAGTTTGGGGACATTGCCTTAGTAAAGCTGAGCCAAAAAATCCCATACCGGAGAAATATTTCGCCCGTCTGCATCCCACTAGGACCCTGGGAATTGAAAATAATCAGACAGTGCTGGATAACAggatggggaaaatttggaggaTCTCAAG CCCTAGAAGGTTCCCTGGAACTTCGGGAGGGAAGAGCAAAAATCACTGACTTAGACAAATGTGAAAACATCTATGGAGACATGGATCAGTCTACTGACTCTGAAAGCTATCGGAATGATGTACTTTGTATACTTATGCCTTTATATCCAGCTGAAAGATGCGTG gGTGATCAAGGTGGCCCCCTAATATGTCGGATTCAGGATATCTATTACCAGTTTGGGATCATGAACTGGGACTATGACTGTAAGCCAGGAATCAAGGCCAAGACTTTCACCAGTGTTGCCCTCTACAGTGCCTGGATTGAGAAAACAATCAACAGCCCCACCACCACTTTGAGTCCATTCAGATTCCTTCTCCTTACCTTGCTTCTACTCCAGGCTCTTCTAGGACCCTTCtga